The following are from one region of the Cynocephalus volans isolate mCynVol1 chromosome 17, mCynVol1.pri, whole genome shotgun sequence genome:
- the CREB3 gene encoding cyclic AMP-responsive element-binding protein 3: MSHMELALDRGDQDLGFLLEESGDLGASPDEAVEALLDWDLPLSEVPSNWEVEDLLSSLLSPPPSLNVLSSPNPCTVHHDHTYSLPQEHVSVDLDSGSYGKEGAQMSPLHVEESAEQETARLILTDEEKRLLEKEGLTLPGTLPLTKMEEKVLKRVRRKIRNKKSAQESRRKKKVYVGGLESRVLKYTTQNLELQNKIQFLEEQNLSLLDQLRKLQAMVIEISNKTSSSSTCVLVLLFSFCLLLIPAMYSSDTRGSLPAEHRVLSRQLRALPSEDSHQLELSALKSEVPRVSVNQLLNSSDHVLQAPGNSCLPYYMPQVSGTGPPLKWPLLDFFSQPPCPGPILFLQANLTRKGRWFPAHSASSVILQGRYSG; encoded by the exons ATGTCCCACATGGAGCTGGCGTTGGACCGCGGTGACCAAGACCTGGGTTTCCTGCTAGAGGAAAGCGGAGATTTGGGGGCGTCGCCCGATGAGGCCGTGGAGGCCCTACTTGACTGGGACCTGCCGCTTtctgag GTACCGAGCAACTGGGAGGTAGAGGATTTGCTGAGTTCCCTGCTGAGTCCCCCACCATCGTTGAACGTTCTCAGCTCCCCCAACCCCTGTACTGTCCACCATGATCACACCTACTCCCTTCCACAGGAACATGTCTCCGTGGATCTGG ATAGTGGGAGCTATGGGAAGGAGGGtgcccagatgagtccattgcaCGTGGAGGAGTCGGCAGAGCAG GAGACGGCTAGGCTGATACTGACAGATGAGGAGAAGAGGCTGTTGGAGAAGGAAGGGCTTACTCTGCCTGGGACACTTCCTCTCACTAAG ATGGAGGAAAAAGTTCTGAAGAGAGTGCGGAGGAAGATTCGAAACAAAAAATCTGCTCAAGAGAGCCGCAGGAAGAAGAAGGTGTATGTGGGGGGTTTAGAGAGCAG GGTCTTGAAATACACAACCCAGAATCTGGAGCTACAGAACAAAATACAGTTCCTGGAGGAACAGAATCT GTCCCTTCTAGATCAGTTGCGGAAACTCCAGGCCATGGTGATTGAGATATCAAACaaaaccagcagcagcagcacctgtgTCCTG GTCCTACTAttctccttctgcctccttctcATACCTGCTATGTACTCCTCTGACACAAGGGGGAGCCTGCCAGCTGAGCACAGAG TGTTGTCCCGCCAGCTTCGTGCCCTCCCCAGTGAGGACTCCCACCAGCTGGAGCTGTCTGCCCTGAAGTCAGAGGTACCAAGGGTCAGCGTAAACCAGTTGCTGAACAGCTCAGACCATGTGCTCCAGGCCCCTGGTAATTCCTGCCTGCCCTACTATATGCCTCAAGTTTCTGGTACAGGACCTCCCCTGAAATGGCCACTCCTGGACTTCTTCTCACAGCCTCCCTGCCCAGGTCCCATCCTTTTCCTGCAGGCAAATCTCACAAGAAAGGGGAGATGGTTCCCTGCCCACAGTGCCTCATCTGTCATCTTGCAGGGCAGATACTCAGGATAG